A stretch of the Nerophis ophidion isolate RoL-2023_Sa linkage group LG29, RoL_Noph_v1.0, whole genome shotgun sequence genome encodes the following:
- the ltc4s gene encoding leukotriene C4 synthase — MLDQVVCLAAVTIMAVLEQAYFSLQVIHARRKFSVSPPSTSGPPEFQRVFRAQVNCSEYFPIFIATLWMSGVFFHQGVSSLCGLLYLYARLHYFQGYCQSPQQRLAPLYWCARVLWLLIGFSCVGVCARLWRV, encoded by the exons ATGCTTGACCAAGTCGTCTGCCTCGCCGCCGTCACCATCATGGCGGTCCTGGAGCAAG CATACTTCTCCCTACAGGTGATCCATGCCAGGAGGAAGTTCTCTGTGTCGCCACCCTCTACGTCCGGACCGCCAGAGTTCCAGAGGGTCTTCAGAGCCCA AGTCAACTGCTCAGAGTATTTCCCCATCTTCATCGCCACCTTGTGGATGTCTGGAGTCTTCTTCCACCAAG GTGTGTCCTCGCTGTGCGGCCTGCTCTACCTGTACGCGCGCCTGCATTACTTCCAAGGCTACTGTCAGTCGCCGCAGCAACG GCTGGCGCCGCTCTATTGGTGCGCTCGTGTGCTATGGCTGCTCATCGGCTTCTCCTGCGTCGGCGTCTGTGCGCGCTTGTGGCGAGTGTAG